GCCTACCCCCAGCCCGATATGCAGCGAATTTCAAAGGCGCTTACCCAGATCTATGGCATCCTCAAAACCGATGGAGAATGGTCAGCGGTAGACAATCTCTACATGGACCGAATCGACTTCTGCACGTTCGGCAATTCCCATCCTTTCCGGATCCGCATCGTCAACGTACACAACGATAACCAGGATTATTACTACATCAAAAAGGCGGATGCCTCTCGGGTTTACGGTCTTGAACTGGAGCACCTCCTCTCGCCAAACCGCATGCATTACCTGACCTACGGACAGACTCTTGTCGAGGAGCACGTAATCGGCATTCCGGGAGATGCCTTTATTCGCGATTGGCTCGACAATCCTCAGATCAGCCGGATCCGACTCGCAAAAGAGCTGGTCAAATTCAACGAGCGTTGCTTCCTTCGCCTTCTGGGAGACATGCGCTCCTACAATTTTGTCGTAGACATCACCCCGGACTTCGAGGGATTCCAACTCAGGATCCGCCCGATGGATTTTGATCAACAGAGTTATCAAGGCCGCAAACACGCCTACCTTCCCCAGTTCTTCAAAAGCAACAACGAGTTGGTGTTCTTCTGCCTAAACAACCTCATTAAGGAGACGGCTTACCAATACCAACTGGAGGAGCACGCGATGATGACCCGCCGCATCAACCTCATCCACAAACGCCTCAGAATGCTCCTTGCCGAGATGTCTGATGACACCATTTCCGAACAGGAAAACGTCGAGCAGTTGAGAGCTGAACTGGCGGATCACCATGAACGCAAAGCATTCCTCAAAGCGAACAGCATGGGAGGAATCGTCCGCGAAAGCCTACACACGATCCTCGACCACAGTGCAATCCCAGCAGACAAGAGTTCTCCGCTTCGACTGGATATAGATGAAGTTCAGGACAGCGAATGATTCATTCGGAACGGCGGCTTTAGCCGCCGATTTGATTCTCCTTCGTGACCTACGCTTTCGGCGGCTGAAGCCGCCGCTCCTAGCGTGAAGATTGATCCAGAAACCAGAATTGTTCAGATCGGCATCCGCGAACTGGCCGAATTCGAAGTACTTCGAGCGGGTCGAGGAGGGACCTCTGGAACTTGGCGTCTTGAAACCGGACGGGCATGGCACAAAACCGTGCAGGAGGAACATTCCGACGAATTTCTTCACGAGCATCCGGTTCAGGGAAAAATCGTTAGGGGCGGTTGGCAGCTATTCCTCGACGGACGCTGCGATCTCTTCCACGAGGAAGCTACGACAGCGGTTTTCGGAGAAATCAAAACCGTAACCGATGCCCTCCCCCTTTCCGAGTCCGAGTTGCGGACGCGCTATCCAAGCTATTTCCGCCAGCTAGCCACTTACCTTCTTGCGTCCAACCGCATCGATTCCCCGGAGAAGTCTTTCCTCCTATTTCTCAATATTGATTCGGCAATTCGACAGACGGTTCCCCTGCAGAAAAACGATCTAGCTGATCTGGAAAAGCACATCGAACGCCTGTTGGGTTTTTTCGAGTTCTCTGCGAATCGGGCGACCAAACGGAAAAATCTCACCTGGCCTTCCTTTCAAGACCATTCCCGCGAAGGACAGGTTGAGGCATCCCGGGAGGTCTCCGCTGCTGAAGAACAGCACCGGATCGTTGGCTTTCAGGCGCCGACCGGATTCGGCAAGACCCGAATCATTCTGGAGCACGCTCTCGAAGCCATAAAGGTCGGTAAAGCAGACCGCATAATTTATCTTACGGGAAAGACGAGTGGTCAGGAGCAGGCCTGCGTCGAAGCAGCTACCCTTTTTCCGTCGGGCAACGACTTTCGCACCTATCGAATGAGGAACCATCGCGAACACTACAATGCGCTCCCCTGCGAAGACTGCCTTCCCGATCAATGTGGTTCCCCTCACGAAGGACAACCAACTCCCCCCCTCGACGAGCTTATCGCACTACCGGGCAACTCCGAAAAGACATGGGAGAACATCATTCGCCTAGCCGATGCCTATCGGATGTGCCCCTATACACTTTCTCGGGCCATCCTGACATTTACGGACCTTTGGATCGGCGATTACAACTACCTATTTTCCCCATCGTCCCGGCACGTCTTTCTCGAACAACCCGGTTTCGATCCAGCGCGAACCTGGCTTCTCATCGATGAGGCCCACAACCTACCGAATCGAGTCGCCTCCTCTCTCGGCGGATCCCTCGTTGATCGATCCGTTGGTCATGCAGCTGACGAGCTATCGGCCGCCAGAGGAGGAAAACCCCTTTCGTCCGTGCTGCGAGAATTGACTCATGAATTCGCCTCTCTCCGCCCGGATTCAGCCCTGGGTGCTACGGAATCTTACCTCTTCGCAAACCTCTTCGAAGCTGGTGCCGAGTCACTTTCCCAATTGTCAGTCGATTGGAGAGAGCTGACTCCAGATACTGTATCCACTTTGCAAGCACTGGGCTCCGCCCACGCCCTTTTGGAAAACGAAGCCCTTCGCCCAATCCTCTGGTCGCCATCTCAAGGAAGAATCGATTGGCTCCCCCTGAAAGTTGGTCCATGGATCACGAAGACGCTCGAGGACTTCGCACAAACCGTCTTCTTCTCAGGCACTCTGGATCCGTTTTCCATCTTTTTGGAGGATTGTGGCATGGAGAGTCGGTCGGGAACTTATGTGCGGGTAAGTGCTCAGGGTCCCAACCAGTTTCGCACTGCCATCGATGGCCGAGTCCGCACAACCCTCAGAGAGCGTGGGAACTACGCCCCTAAAACCGCAGAGACTATCCGCGACTTGGCGGAAAGAGCTACAAGTTGTGTCGCGGCGTTCTTTCCCTCCTTCGAATACGCGGAAACCATCGCAACTTACCTGGGTGCTATCGCTCCCCACCTCCGATCGGAGGTCCAGCCCAGAAATCTCAATGTCGAGGAACGGGAAAACTTCGCCCGCACAGCCCCCTTGTCCAACGATGTCCTCTTTCTCATGTTGGGAGGCAGCTTTTCGGAGGCGGTCGACTCTCTTGGAGGGATTATCGAAACCGCGATCATCGTTGGGCCCGCCCTACCGGAGCTCTCCACAATCAATCGCATCCGAATCGATGAATACCCAGACAAGGAACAGGGATTCCACCACGTCTGCCGGATCCCCGGTATGCGCCGCGTCAACCAAGCCATCGGAAGACTCGTCCGCAGCCAAGAGCACCGAGCAACGATCGTTCTTCATGACAGCCGATTTTTAGAGAAGGAATATCGAGACCTCCTCCGCGATGATCTCGGTGAGATTACCGAGATTCGAAACGACGCCGATTGGCCAAAGTGGGCATTACCCCGGTAATTTCAAAATCCACTCGTGCTTTAACCGCATGAGTCGGAATGGGCTGGATGCTTTGTGAACGTACCGCTTTCCCGGAAAAGAGTCAGCAAAGGCAGCCTCATATCCTACAACCGCAGCTTCCTCCCGCGCAACTTTCCCTCCAATGGTCCAAGGGAAACACAGAAGCCGTGTGGGCCGTCCTAGTTCTTTCTCGAAGACTTCCCGACACTGAACGAGGTCTTTTTGAATCGCTGCACGTTGCTCCGCAGCATTTTCAGCGGCCTCTCCTCGAAAAGCAGGAACATCCGACATCCGCGCGTGGGTGATCAGCTTTGGCGATCCAATCTCACGCTCATCGTACGGACGAAAACTCTCTTCACCCGACCAGACTAGCGGTCGTGAAAGCAACGAGACCCGTTCACAATCCTCAGCAGTCCAAATGCCTGTAGCCTCCTTGGAAACCGGAATTTGTTCGTGGGCAAAGGTATGGGACTCAACGGAGATTACGTTGCCTTTGTCGAGCTGACGCAGTTCATCCCATCGGCAAAAGGGTTCCTCGCCAGCATCCCCTAAATCAGTGAGCTCAGGACGGTTCCGAATCGTGTCTCTTACCCCCGGTTGCGTCGATACCCGTCCGGGAATCGCAAAGGTAATCGCCTGCATACCGAGTTCTTCGAGAAGAGGGGCCGCTACTGTCCAGAGCGATGACCACGCATCATCAAAAGTGAGAACGACGGTCTTCGGAGAGGGCTCTTTCCCGTTCTTCGCAACTTCAAGAATATCTTCTACTGAACCCGTGCGATAACCATTTTTCGAAAGATGCTCCAGAAAAGGTCGCAGATACGATGGCGTGACCTCGTGAAAGTGAAAAACAGGAAGGATCTTCGGATTCAATCGGCCTCCAAAAGCGAATGCTGGATAGCAGCCCAACAACACGTCCAACGGAGCCCGCCATCGACTGTATCTCTCTGACCACGGAATTCGTGTCATTCTACTGCGTTCTCCTCGGGCTCACTTCGCCAAAGATGCCTATTCACCTCTTCAATTTCCCTTTTCTTTCGGTCAGTATCCCAATCAAGGATGGTATCGAGTCGATCTGCAGCACGGATCAGACTTGATTTCGAAAGTTTCTGATCCAAAGCAACGTTTGTCCGCCGAAACAAGACATCACTAAGCCGGTAAACCATCTCCGCCTTACAGGCACTAGCCAGTTCTGAAGGCTCGATCGTATCTTCGGCAAAGAGCAATCGCTCCCAATCTGGAACTTCTTCAAACTCCCGATGAACGAGTCGGGGAGCTAACTTGCATTCCAATTTCTGCAATACCTCCCGGGCAATCTCAGGAGCGGTTGTGTATTTTACTGTGCGCACCAAAACATGATCAGACTCTCGAAGATAGACTTCACTTTCCTTTGCCGGTTGATCGCCACCCGAAGGCCGAGAATCTGCTGGAAGGAGGCCTGCATGCACGTAAGCCAGCGTTTGCCGATTGAAGCCTGCTTGAGGAGCGACTTCTTCAATCTCAGAAAGCCATTGATCGACGTCATCCTCGGATACAGTAGTATTTGTTAAATCGATACGATCATACCAAGTCCCGACCATGGTCTGCTCACCACGAGGCACAAAGAAGAGCAACCTGTTCCCGTGTCGAATCAGCGCATCTGGATCTTTGGAAGGGTCTAAACTCTCCAGACCGACGGCCCGTCTCCCAAACGGATTACCATCAAAAACCAGATTGACTCCTCGCAGAACCGCGAGGCGCTCCGATTCACTCATCCGATCTTCCACTTTAGTTCCGGTGGCCTCTACGCAACAACCAGCAACCGCTTCCCACTCCCGATCGCTCTTCAAGTCCCTGAGGGCAACCTTCCAAAGATTCCTTTTCTCGCGCTTCAGCTGAGTCGCTTCGACATAGTTCAAACAGCTGGCACCTGCCCGACAGGCCGCTCGGATGGTTTCAAAAACCACTCTGTCGCTATTCCTCATGACCGCTTCATTCCAAGTCGCGATACCCGTTGCATCATCAGAGAAACGAACAGCCGGAACTTCCCGCGAGGGATCGCAGCGCTTCACCCTCCCATTGGCCATGGTCCCACCGTCTGACCAAACTCGACACAAAATCCCAAAGATCCCAAGGGCTACTCGCATCGCCCATACCCCACGGACTCCCTTACCCTTCGTCTCCAAGACAAAGGGAATATCCGCAATGAAATCACCGGCCACTGCTCGCAAAGCTCGAACGGAACGCCTTGATTCACGAATGCGCTTCAAGTTGCCGTGTTGCAGGTAACGCAGGCCTCCATGCAGGACCTTGAGACTATTGGCTGATGTTCCCGATCCAAAGTCCCCCTTTTCGACCAACAGAACTGACTGCCCGGCACGAGCTGCTTCAAGAGCTACCCATGCACCCTGAATTCCTCCTCCCACCACAAGAAGGTCATACTGGTCAACAGGTTCACTCACATCAATTGTTCATAGGCACCGAGAATCTTGGAGGCCAGCTCTTCCCTCGAATAAAGGGTTGTCGCCAAACCTTTCGCCTTTCCCCCTAGCCGCTGCCGAAGATCGGAACTCTCCCGCAGAGCCAACAAACCATCAGCCAATCCTTTCTCAGAAGCCTCCGCCAAGAACGCCACGTCATCCGAAAGGATCTGAGTATGAGATAAAATTCTTGTCGCAAGCAGAGGCTTTCCTGCAGCGAGGTAAGAATACACCTTCATCGGTGTGTTTACTCCTTTTGTCCGCGGCGAGACAAGGATGTCGGCCTGGTCCAAAAGGAAAGGGAGATGATCCAACGGTTGCGGCCCTGTAAAATGGACACGGTCCTCCACTTCACTTCCCCGAATCTGTCTCTCCAATTCATCCTGCCGCTTTCCGCCACCAATCAATACCAATTCCAAATCCTCGACATCAGGGATCCGTTTCATCGCATCAATCAGCAGGTCGACGCCCTGATACTTTTCAAAATTTCCGACGTAGAGAGCAATGAGCGAACCGGCTCCCACCAACGTCTTCAAATCCAACAAATCGTCTTGAGGAAAATCGCCTCGGGGCGGTGGAACATCATGAAGCGTGGTTCGCGGTGTCAGCGGTGCCAGACCTCCAGCAATCTCTTCGAGGGCCGGACAAACGGGAAGTATCCAATCCACTCTTTTCATCACAAATCGTTCGGCGCATCGTAAACAGGACCTAAGAAAGCCAAGCCGCGGAAACTTCTCGACGATCTGATCGCTCATGCAAGAGTCCATATCGTAGACCAGCTTAGCGGGAAAAATCAGCCGGATCCACCACGCAACAAAAACAGCCTCTTCAACCGCGTGATAAACTGTGAACCGCCGAAAGAACAGCATCCGAAAGAAACGACCCATGAGAAACACATCGGCGCACAGCTTCCCAAAAGAAAGACCGATCCCGATAAAGCGGACAAAAGGGATCCGAAACGTTCGGATCAGCTCAACCTCGTTGAGTTGAGGATCGTCACCAAAAGGTAGGGTCACGATAGTCACCTTCCACCCTCCTTCGGAGAGAATCTCGGCAAGATCCCTCACCGCGATGGGTGTCCCACGCTCGATGAAAAAGGGATGTGGCGCCAAAATAGCCACTGACCTCTCCGGAGCTTTTTTCACAGAACCTTCTCCTTTTTCGCCGAAACGATTACCGGAGAGCCGAACAAACTGGTGAGTCCTATCCTCCCGAAGACCGCTTCCAAACGTTTCGCCAATCTGCCTGATCCCGCCATTCGATAGAGCGCCATTGGAAGGAAAAACTGAGGACGCCATTGAAACTCTGCCACACCTGCCTTCCTCATTGCGGCCACGATCTGCTTTCGACGGAAAATCGAGAACTTTCGCGTGTCCTTCTCAATTCCTTTTTTCAAAAGAAAGAACATACCGGAAAGAAAATTAAAACTTCGAAGATCCGGATAGTCCACGATGACTCCACAACGGGAAACCCGAACAGCCTCAGCGATCAACTTTTCCCAACTGCGTTCGTGGGTAATCAGGCGGAAAGCGGTTACCACATCAAAGGAATCGTCCGGATATGGCAGGTGGAGCAAGTCCCCTGTCGAAAAGCGATAGTTCTCTTCACCCAGCAGACGGTCCGGCCTTCGACGGCAACTTTCATGACTCGCGAATATCGATACCGTCCAACCACGTTTATGGAATTCCGGAGAGTATTGTGCATGCCCCCCTCCCAGATCCAGAAGGGAGGATGCTGTCTCTCCTCTTTCCTCCGTTTTCATCCTCTCTGCCAATTCAAGCGCGAGAGTCCTTTGCCGCTCCAAGAAAAAGGCTCCTACATCTCCCGAGAATCGCCGCGCATACCGATCCGTCGCGGACTCGATGTCGCCGCGATCCGATTCACCCGTAAAGCCAGAAGGCAACTCTTGTGGAAAACTAAATCCCTTTCTTCTAAGTCGCACTTGGGCCTTCAACGCATGAACACTCGAAAAAGGCTTCCGAATAGGCTCCAACTCATTTCCGTTCTCCACAAGCCACGCTTTCAGCTGTGTCACGTCACCCACCCGAGGAATTTCGCCTTTGAACAGCATTCCTGCCGAGAATGCGTTCGCCTCCTCCCCGTTCATCGGGAGCGGATCACTGCCATCCAAACGCCGCGAACCCGCCCATTCCTTCCAGACTCCAGCTATGAAACGGGATCCGACTCCGCGATCCGGACGGGTCCCCGAGTCACCCGCGAAAAGTCCCGGGCGAGTCTTCCCAAATTCCTTTGCAATCAACTCTCCACGCGCTCCGCGCCACTTCCCGAAGCCCCACGGCAAAATCACAACATCATCGTTTGAAACGCCTTCGTGGATCATCGCGCCCAGTGGTCCAGCCTCTGGCTTCTTGCCCCACACCAGCAATTCGACATTCTCCTCCGAAACGACCTGGCTCCCGCGAAAGAAAGAAATCTTTGTTCCCGTTTGTTCCCAAACACCTGAAACGGCCACGTCTGACTCTTCCACTTCAGACAAGCCAAACTGTTGCCAGATCAAGAGGAAGGACGGCCAACACTCGACAAAATCCGTATCATAGACGACGCCAACTATCCCTTTATACTTCGCGGCTAACTCGCCGATTCGTTTTTGAAAAGGCTGCTTTTTAAAAGGAGGATACCAGTGAAGATGAAAGTCGAAAAGGGTCACAATCAGTTGGATACGTCGACATACAGCGTCTCCGCTCCTTCGTTCAGGTCGGAGAAAACCTTCGGACCTTGGAACTTAGGATTTCCATCATAAATCTCCAGAGACAGATCGTATGAGTCGCCTACGCTCCGACGGAAACCACGTATCATCTCACTGTCTTCAATCACTTTGTGGGCTACAATCACCTCCCCTGGATCGCCGGTCTCAGGCAAGGCGTCAACTCGGTATCGATAAACCGCAAACGCCGAGGTGTATGTTCCTAAGTCTGCCGTCCGCGGCTGTGTCTTCGCTAGAAGAACACCTCTTGTATGAAACGTGGTAGCACTCTGCGCCAGTTTCCGATCATCAGACGATTCAGCGGATGATCCCTTTGCATTCGTTTGAATCTTTCCGGGGAAGACAGCCACATCAGGGAAAAGGTCGGGCCGATCGTCGTTGGTAATGCGGCTCCACGCTTCCACTGATTGGTAATCCTCGGAAAAGCGACCCACATAAATCTCCGCCAGCTCGTAATTGCCGTGGGGCATTGGACCACTAACCCCAAAGAATCGGGAATGGTTCGACCAGCGGGGATAATAGGTGCGGCCCCCATCGATCCCCTGAGCACCCGTAATATTCACAATCCACCGATCTCCTGAATCGTCTGGCTGAAAATCCGAATTGGTCGCAAAAAACTGGAGGTTCCGGTGCCGCCCATCAAACACCCAGATCAAACCCCGGTTATCCGGAGAGAGCGACGCCCAACAGCCTCCTGCATATACATTGAACTTTTTGGTATCTAAGTTAACCAGACCGCCGTTCGGTGCTGCCGGGAAAAGGCCACCTGCAAATTCTCCACTAGCCCCCAGTTGAAAATTATCCCGAGCCACCGGGTGATCCCAGACCACCTCCAGTGCCGATGGATTGTCCAGTGGAAAGCGGTCCACTCCAGATACGTTGCCACGATTGTCCATAGGGCCTCGTCCCGAGTACACCCACACCTGCCCCCGCGGATCTTCCCACACATCCAAAGCAAGACCCGAACCCATCGGAATGAGTGAGGATCCGCCCCAGTCGAGCTTTATGATGTTGCCTCGACGATCAGACAAATCCGTAAAAATCACAGTCTGACCATCGGGCGACAAGAGTGGTTTGTTGTAATTCCGAAATCCCTCGTGGAGCACCCGCTCGCCGAAACCGTCCGCACTGTCATAACCCATCAACACCACCTTGTCCGTCGCCGCATGCCAATCCGTTCCATCTCCCACTTCCCGAATCCACACGACCCTCATAGTTCCCCCGGACAGGTCAGCGGGAGCGAGTAGTTCTGTAGATACCCCAACCGGAGCAGGCGGCTCGCCAGCGTCTGGAACCTGCGAACACCCCACCAGAAAGCTCAAAAAACAACCCGTAAGCATGAAAACCCGCATGGGTCTGAACAAATCAGAAGACTGAAACGGTTCAACTTCATTTCCCTTCTCCCCGAAGATCCGCTTGGCTCCTGAGCAGAATCCCGCATTCTTCTCCGCGTGAGAATCTTCAAAACCGTTTCTTTCTGGTTCCTCGTCCTCGCCCTAACATTGTCCTTTTGGGCTGGTCGTTCTGCCGACACCACCTATGTCGTCGAATCGAGGGAACTCGCCCCGTCAGAATTCCAAGAGATTCTCGAGACCGGGGGCATCTCTGAGTTTATCACCACGGACCAATCTATCCTTTGGCCGTTGAGAAACACCAATCCTGCTGTCGCACCTGCGGTGATCACCGAACAGGTGGTTGTGGAAACGGACGAGGGCCCTCGCTATTATCAAGTTGACCTTTTCTCCCACCGCGGATGGTGGTCCCTCTTCCCAGCGTTTGTGACCATTGTTCTCTGTTTCCTCACGAGAGAACCTGTCACCGCTTTGATCGGAGGGGTGGTTTCGGGAGCACTCTTGCTGCAGGAATATGATGTTACCGGAAGTGTCATGGCAACGGGACTCGCTACCGGTACCGCCGCAAACGTGATTCTTCTCTACCTGATTTTTCTCGGCGGTCTACTCGGAATTTGGTCGAAAAACGGGGGGGCGTTAGCGTTCGGCCAATTCGTCACCAAACGATTCGTGCGTGGTCCAAAA
This portion of the Verrucomicrobiota bacterium genome encodes:
- a CDS encoding helicase C-terminal domain-containing protein, which gives rise to MKIDPETRIVQIGIRELAEFEVLRAGRGGTSGTWRLETGRAWHKTVQEEHSDEFLHEHPVQGKIVRGGWQLFLDGRCDLFHEEATTAVFGEIKTVTDALPLSESELRTRYPSYFRQLATYLLASNRIDSPEKSFLLFLNIDSAIRQTVPLQKNDLADLEKHIERLLGFFEFSANRATKRKNLTWPSFQDHSREGQVEASREVSAAEEQHRIVGFQAPTGFGKTRIILEHALEAIKVGKADRIIYLTGKTSGQEQACVEAATLFPSGNDFRTYRMRNHREHYNALPCEDCLPDQCGSPHEGQPTPPLDELIALPGNSEKTWENIIRLADAYRMCPYTLSRAILTFTDLWIGDYNYLFSPSSRHVFLEQPGFDPARTWLLIDEAHNLPNRVASSLGGSLVDRSVGHAADELSAARGGKPLSSVLRELTHEFASLRPDSALGATESYLFANLFEAGAESLSQLSVDWRELTPDTVSTLQALGSAHALLENEALRPILWSPSQGRIDWLPLKVGPWITKTLEDFAQTVFFSGTLDPFSIFLEDCGMESRSGTYVRVSAQGPNQFRTAIDGRVRTTLRERGNYAPKTAETIRDLAERATSCVAAFFPSFEYAETIATYLGAIAPHLRSEVQPRNLNVEERENFARTAPLSNDVLFLMLGGSFSEAVDSLGGIIETAIIVGPALPELSTINRIRIDEYPDKEQGFHHVCRIPGMRRVNQAIGRLVRSQEHRATIVLHDSRFLEKEYRDLLRDDLGEITEIRNDADWPKWALPR
- a CDS encoding polysaccharide deacetylase family protein, with the protein product MTRIPWSERYSRWRAPLDVLLGCYPAFAFGGRLNPKILPVFHFHEVTPSYLRPFLEHLSKNGYRTGSVEDILEVAKNGKEPSPKTVVLTFDDAWSSLWTVAAPLLEELGMQAITFAIPGRVSTQPGVRDTIRNRPELTDLGDAGEEPFCRWDELRQLDKGNVISVESHTFAHEQIPVSKEATGIWTAEDCERVSLLSRPLVWSGEESFRPYDEREIGSPKLITHARMSDVPAFRGEAAENAAEQRAAIQKDLVQCREVFEKELGRPTRLLCFPWTIGGKVAREEAAVVGYEAAFADSFPGKRYVHKASSPFRLMRLKHEWILKLPG
- a CDS encoding FAD-dependent oxidoreductase, with amino-acid sequence MSEPVDQYDLLVVGGGIQGAWVALEAARAGQSVLLVEKGDFGSGTSANSLKVLHGGLRYLQHGNLKRIRESRRSVRALRAVAGDFIADIPFVLETKGKGVRGVWAMRVALGIFGILCRVWSDGGTMANGRVKRCDPSREVPAVRFSDDATGIATWNEAVMRNSDRVVFETIRAACRAGASCLNYVEATQLKREKRNLWKVALRDLKSDREWEAVAGCCVEATGTKVEDRMSESERLAVLRGVNLVFDGNPFGRRAVGLESLDPSKDPDALIRHGNRLLFFVPRGEQTMVGTWYDRIDLTNTTVSEDDVDQWLSEIEEVAPQAGFNRQTLAYVHAGLLPADSRPSGGDQPAKESEVYLRESDHVLVRTVKYTTAPEIAREVLQKLECKLAPRLVHREFEEVPDWERLLFAEDTIEPSELASACKAEMVYRLSDVLFRRTNVALDQKLSKSSLIRAADRLDTILDWDTDRKKREIEEVNRHLWRSEPEENAVE
- a CDS encoding glycosyltransferase, whose amino-acid sequence is MKKAPERSVAILAPHPFFIERGTPIAVRDLAEILSEGGWKVTIVTLPFGDDPQLNEVELIRTFRIPFVRFIGIGLSFGKLCADVFLMGRFFRMLFFRRFTVYHAVEEAVFVAWWIRLIFPAKLVYDMDSCMSDQIVEKFPRLGFLRSCLRCAERFVMKRVDWILPVCPALEEIAGGLAPLTPRTTLHDVPPPRGDFPQDDLLDLKTLVGAGSLIALYVGNFEKYQGVDLLIDAMKRIPDVEDLELVLIGGGKRQDELERQIRGSEVEDRVHFTGPQPLDHLPFLLDQADILVSPRTKGVNTPMKVYSYLAAGKPLLATRILSHTQILSDDVAFLAEASEKGLADGLLALRESSDLRQRLGGKAKGLATTLYSREELASKILGAYEQLM
- a CDS encoding class I SAM-dependent methyltransferase, translating into MTLFDFHLHWYPPFKKQPFQKRIGELAAKYKGIVGVVYDTDFVECWPSFLLIWQQFGLSEVEESDVAVSGVWEQTGTKISFFRGSQVVSEENVELLVWGKKPEAGPLGAMIHEGVSNDDVVILPWGFGKWRGARGELIAKEFGKTRPGLFAGDSGTRPDRGVGSRFIAGVWKEWAGSRRLDGSDPLPMNGEEANAFSAGMLFKGEIPRVGDVTQLKAWLVENGNELEPIRKPFSSVHALKAQVRLRRKGFSFPQELPSGFTGESDRGDIESATDRYARRFSGDVGAFFLERQRTLALELAERMKTEERGETASSLLDLGGGHAQYSPEFHKRGWTVSIFASHESCRRRPDRLLGEENYRFSTGDLLHLPYPDDSFDVVTAFRLITHERSWEKLIAEAVRVSRCGVIVDYPDLRSFNFLSGMFFLLKKGIEKDTRKFSIFRRKQIVAAMRKAGVAEFQWRPQFFLPMALYRMAGSGRLAKRLEAVFGRIGLTSLFGSPVIVSAKKEKVL